The following proteins are co-located in the uncultured Draconibacterium sp. genome:
- the nhaD gene encoding sodium:proton antiporter NhaD: protein MFILMVIVFVLGYTAIALEHPLKIDKAASALIIGTLTWVVYMLGAEGILHMGFSPSWQNFLAMYPDAHGIHAVHEFIVEHEIIHHLGEIAEILFFLLGAMTIVEVVDQHEGFKIITDKINTTNKVKLLWILSVLTFFMSALLDNLTTTIVLVALLRKLIDDKQTRWFFASMVVLAANAGGAWSPIGDVTTIMLWIGGQVTALKIIEGVILPSLVCMIVPLAILSFTMKGNVKRPVIEDDDIEYTTSKERVLFLILGVTGLLFVPVFKTATHLPPYMGMLLSLGMLWVVGEVVHRDKPKEVKDKLKVTAVLRKVDVPTVLFFLGILSAVAALQSAGHLSILSQYLDENLGNIYLIDLAIGVLSSIVDNVPLVAGSMGMYPVTEVGAVGYDAFFVQDGAFWEFLAYTAGTGGSMLIIGSAAGVAAMGLEKIDFIWYLKHISWLALVGYLAGAGVYYLMFAL, encoded by the coding sequence ATGTTCATATTAATGGTTATCGTATTTGTTCTGGGCTATACCGCGATTGCACTGGAACATCCTCTCAAAATTGACAAAGCTGCTTCTGCTTTAATTATTGGAACATTAACCTGGGTAGTTTATATGCTGGGCGCCGAAGGAATTCTTCACATGGGCTTTAGTCCGTCGTGGCAAAACTTTTTGGCAATGTACCCTGATGCGCATGGCATTCATGCCGTTCACGAGTTTATTGTAGAGCACGAAATTATTCATCATTTAGGTGAAATTGCAGAGATTTTATTCTTTTTGCTTGGTGCAATGACCATTGTTGAAGTGGTTGACCAGCATGAAGGTTTTAAAATTATTACGGATAAAATTAATACTACAAACAAAGTAAAGTTGCTTTGGATTTTAAGCGTCCTTACTTTCTTCATGTCAGCACTGCTTGATAACCTTACAACAACCATTGTTTTGGTTGCCTTGCTTCGAAAACTTATCGACGACAAACAAACACGCTGGTTTTTTGCCAGTATGGTAGTATTAGCGGCAAACGCCGGTGGTGCATGGTCGCCAATTGGTGATGTAACAACCATTATGCTATGGATTGGCGGACAAGTTACTGCATTGAAAATTATTGAAGGCGTAATATTGCCAAGTTTAGTTTGTATGATTGTTCCGCTTGCAATTTTATCGTTTACAATGAAAGGGAATGTAAAACGCCCTGTTATTGAGGATGATGATATTGAATATACCACATCAAAAGAAAGAGTTCTATTCTTGATTTTAGGTGTCACTGGTTTATTGTTTGTACCTGTTTTTAAAACCGCAACACACTTGCCTCCTTATATGGGAATGTTATTGTCGTTAGGAATGTTGTGGGTGGTTGGAGAAGTGGTTCACCGCGACAAACCAAAAGAAGTGAAAGACAAATTAAAAGTTACGGCAGTATTACGAAAAGTAGATGTGCCAACCGTGCTTTTCTTCCTTGGAATTTTATCGGCAGTGGCTGCATTACAATCAGCAGGACATTTGAGTATTTTGTCTCAGTATTTGGACGAAAATTTAGGGAATATTTATTTAATCGACCTCGCAATTGGTGTGTTATCATCAATCGTTGATAATGTTCCACTGGTTGCAGGATCTATGGGAATGTACCCGGTTACAGAAGTTGGAGCAGTCGGATACGATGCCTTCTTTGTTCAGGACGGTGCGTTCTGGGAATTTCTGGCCTATACTGCCGGAACAGGTGGCAGTATGTTAATTATTGGCTCAGCTGCCGGTGTTGCTGCAATGGGGCTCGAAAAAATTGATTTTATATGGTATTTAAAACACATTAGCTGGCTTGCTTTAGTTGGTTATTTGGCCGGAGCAGGAGTTTATTACCTAATGTTTGCTTTATAA
- a CDS encoding translocation/assembly module TamB domain-containing protein, whose translation MLAVLITLLGLSYYALQTSWAQTKITKIVAERLSKQLNATISVEKVKIGFFNRLYLEDVLIEDQKKDTLLYSQLITAKIDTIKFRKQLLSINELSFKNNKLNVSRDSADVYNFSFILNSFNKPTKKDTLKRWRIDCDHFNFGQLNIVYNDVDFKRQTHLAVHDLNMEISNFLSVPDSLSFYLSRLSMNDGGNLFMQNADAYVNIHDGKVAISEFNFKSKFSSIENSEVELEFFEQSDSVKAPFEMKIRLGKSKINFREIGELIPSLQGMNQEIELSGLIYGTLNDLKGKNLYLNTGTETEAIFDFYVNDLSSIENMYLFLDLKQSETSFNDLSNIRFPNAAKLKYLEFPESFYNAGVLKFRGNFSGFLSDFVTFGTLESEMGTLTTDIMVAPEKDGTIYYRGNIATRNFQLGQLFEQDYIGELTFSGSTDGKFNKRTKAVSGIFKGDIAQIDLNNYNYKNIQFDGILLNKMFDGLLSINDPNLEFNFLGELDLNQKIPRFDFNLDLKRAVPYKLNLGSNFPAAEFSFKMNANFEGDKIDNLDGAIIVKEGYYKNRNGRMDLRGMELKTVPGENQSSLFFTSDFFDLSILGKYNFKSIVNSFQKIVSYYIPSSGYEISENAGSNIFDFQLNVKEINELSKIFVPSMEFETPFLLYGKIDTDNNDLQFNGSIPGMKYKNLWARNIFIGNQGSAAEYSSKLRIGELFNRSGLSLYNFTVSSKVKNDLLTNSISWSNFDELTYSGSLKTQTRFFHNDSTDQKYIEVKGMPSQIYIADTLWAIAPYSAIIDSASFEIRNFSIRHNNQMFSANGKIIEGKTDQLNIVLQNINLGHLDKYFNREIRLEGIANGRFGISNNFDEPAILSDLKIDNLRYKNQFMGNISLNSEWNRERSTIDSEVKITRNNRTSFNATGYYKPSSGELNFDTELDSVSLLILDAFMQRNFSDIHGRGSGKVNIGGTFDKINFNGAIAVQNGGLRVNVTQIPYSFTDTIYFKNDTIDFDNITIFDDQNNSGIFDGTIVHQNFNRMVFDLHIRSEKIRALNTTSRNNEQFYGTAVANGRFDITGPISKTKMSGSLTTLSGTDISISMESESEIEKYDFIQFVTPEKAEENNFFDKTVNSGKSEYDLSFTIEATPDAKVQLIYNSQIGDIIKAQGEGILLFEMDQDYNMSLSGNFNPTRGDYLFTLQNIINKRFSIEQGGSIVWSGDPYNAIIDLKAIYKLKASPHDLLSEYDDVSQSQRIQVECIIGLEDELSNPTIKFDINFPSTDELIKDRLRQYFKTDEEMNKQILSLIVMGKFYTPDYMRGTYDAQNTNALGTTASEMLSNQLSNWLSQISSNWDVGLNYRPGNQVTDDEIEVALSTQIFNDRVSLNGNIGNNTNEYTNNSSQIVGDFEMGVKLVPSGKIQFKAYNRSNNNLIYETAPYTQGIGLSFKEEYNSIEELFQKMTRIFRKKKE comes from the coding sequence GTGCTAGCAGTGTTAATAACGCTGCTGGGATTAAGCTATTATGCCTTACAAACCAGTTGGGCACAGACTAAAATTACCAAAATTGTTGCCGAGCGATTATCAAAACAATTAAACGCCACCATATCTGTTGAAAAAGTTAAAATCGGCTTTTTTAACCGCTTGTACCTGGAAGATGTTTTAATTGAAGATCAGAAAAAGGACACACTTTTGTACAGTCAGCTGATTACCGCAAAAATTGACACCATTAAATTTCGGAAACAGCTTCTTTCGATAAACGAACTTTCTTTTAAAAACAACAAATTAAATGTTTCGCGCGATTCGGCAGATGTGTATAACTTCAGCTTTATTTTAAATTCGTTTAACAAACCTACTAAAAAGGACACGCTAAAACGATGGAGAATTGATTGCGATCATTTTAATTTTGGTCAGCTAAACATTGTGTACAACGATGTGGATTTTAAACGTCAAACCCACCTTGCTGTGCACGATTTAAATATGGAAATCTCAAATTTCCTGAGTGTTCCCGACTCTTTGTCTTTCTATCTTAGCCGGTTAAGTATGAATGATGGCGGCAATTTGTTTATGCAAAATGCTGATGCTTACGTAAATATACACGACGGCAAAGTTGCAATTAGCGAGTTTAACTTCAAAAGCAAATTTTCAAGCATTGAAAACAGTGAAGTGGAGTTGGAATTTTTCGAACAATCCGACTCGGTAAAAGCTCCTTTTGAGATGAAAATCCGGCTCGGAAAATCAAAAATCAATTTTCGTGAAATTGGCGAACTTATCCCGTCATTACAAGGAATGAATCAGGAAATTGAGTTGTCGGGTTTAATTTATGGTACACTCAACGATTTAAAGGGAAAAAACCTGTACTTAAATACGGGAACAGAAACCGAAGCTATTTTTGATTTTTATGTAAATGATTTATCGAGTATTGAAAACATGTATTTGTTTTTGGATTTGAAACAATCGGAAACCAGTTTTAATGATTTAAGTAACATTCGTTTCCCCAATGCAGCAAAATTGAAGTACCTCGAATTTCCGGAAAGTTTTTACAATGCAGGCGTGTTAAAATTCAGAGGAAATTTTAGTGGCTTTTTAAGCGACTTTGTAACTTTCGGAACACTGGAAAGCGAAATGGGAACCTTAACCACCGATATTATGGTGGCACCCGAAAAAGACGGAACCATTTATTATCGCGGAAATATTGCCACACGGAATTTTCAGCTGGGACAACTTTTTGAACAGGATTATATAGGAGAACTTACATTTAGCGGCTCAACCGATGGTAAGTTTAATAAAAGAACAAAAGCTGTATCCGGTATTTTTAAAGGCGATATTGCTCAAATTGATTTAAACAACTACAACTATAAAAACATTCAGTTTGATGGTATTTTATTGAACAAGATGTTCGACGGTCTGCTCAGCATAAACGACCCAAATCTTGAATTTAATTTTCTTGGAGAACTGGATTTAAACCAGAAAATTCCCCGTTTCGATTTCAACCTCGACCTGAAACGCGCAGTACCTTATAAACTGAATCTGGGGTCCAATTTTCCGGCAGCAGAATTTTCGTTTAAAATGAATGCCAACTTTGAAGGCGATAAAATAGACAACCTGGATGGAGCAATTATTGTAAAAGAAGGTTATTACAAAAACAGAAACGGAAGAATGGATTTGCGTGGAATGGAATTAAAAACCGTTCCTGGCGAGAACCAGAGTTCGCTGTTTTTTACCTCCGACTTTTTTGATCTCTCCATATTAGGGAAGTACAATTTTAAATCCATTGTAAATTCATTTCAGAAAATAGTAAGTTATTATATCCCATCTTCAGGATACGAAATTTCGGAAAATGCAGGTTCAAATATTTTTGACTTTCAATTAAATGTAAAAGAGATAAATGAGTTGTCGAAAATTTTTGTGCCAAGTATGGAGTTTGAAACTCCATTCCTGCTTTACGGAAAGATTGATACCGACAATAACGATCTGCAATTTAACGGAAGTATTCCGGGTATGAAGTACAAAAATTTATGGGCCCGTAATATTTTCATCGGAAACCAGGGATCGGCTGCGGAATATTCATCTAAACTAAGAATTGGCGAGTTGTTTAACCGCAGTGGTTTAAGCTTGTATAACTTCACCGTGAGTTCCAAAGTCAAAAATGATTTATTAACGAATTCAATTAGCTGGAGTAATTTCGACGAGTTAACCTACAGCGGATCGTTAAAAACACAAACACGCTTTTTCCACAACGACTCTACCGATCAGAAATACATCGAAGTGAAAGGAATGCCTTCGCAAATATACATTGCCGATACGCTTTGGGCCATTGCTCCCTACTCCGCCATAATCGATTCTGCGTCTTTCGAAATTCGTAATTTTAGCATTCGCCACAACAACCAAATGTTTTCGGCCAACGGAAAAATTATTGAAGGGAAAACAGATCAACTGAACATTGTGTTGCAAAACATTAATTTAGGACATCTTGACAAGTACTTTAACCGTGAAATAAGGCTGGAAGGTATTGCCAATGGCCGCTTTGGGATTTCGAATAATTTTGATGAGCCCGCTATTTTATCCGATCTAAAAATTGATAACCTTCGTTACAAAAACCAATTCATGGGTAACATTTCGCTCAATAGCGAGTGGAACCGCGAACGTTCCACAATTGATTCGGAAGTAAAAATCACACGAAATAACAGAACGAGTTTTAACGCCACCGGTTATTACAAACCATCATCGGGTGAGTTAAATTTCGACACCGAACTGGATAGTGTTTCGTTGTTAATACTCGATGCGTTTATGCAGCGAAACTTCTCCGATATTCATGGTCGTGGAAGCGGCAAAGTGAATATTGGAGGAACGTTTGATAAAATTAATTTTAATGGCGCAATTGCTGTTCAAAATGGTGGATTAAGAGTGAATGTAACACAAATTCCGTATTCGTTTACCGATACCATTTATTTTAAAAACGACACAATTGATTTTGACAACATCACCATTTTTGACGACCAAAATAATTCAGGAATATTTGACGGCACAATCGTACATCAGAATTTCAATCGTATGGTTTTCGACCTTCATATTCGTTCCGAAAAAATTCGCGCATTAAATACAACTTCGCGCAACAACGAGCAGTTTTACGGAACAGCTGTTGCAAACGGGCGTTTTGACATTACCGGGCCCATTAGTAAAACAAAAATGTCAGGTTCGCTTACTACCCTTTCCGGAACCGATATTAGTATTTCGATGGAAAGTGAAAGTGAAATTGAGAAATACGATTTTATACAATTTGTTACACCGGAGAAAGCAGAGGAAAATAATTTTTTCGACAAAACAGTAAATTCCGGGAAATCGGAGTATGATTTAAGTTTTACAATAGAAGCCACTCCGGATGCAAAAGTGCAGCTTATTTACAATTCTCAAATTGGTGATATTATTAAAGCCCAGGGCGAGGGAATTCTGCTTTTTGAAATGGATCAGGATTACAACATGTCACTCTCCGGCAATTTTAATCCAACCCGGGGAGATTATTTATTTACACTTCAAAACATCATTAACAAACGATTCAGCATTGAGCAAGGCGGTTCAATTGTGTGGTCGGGAGATCCGTACAATGCGATAATTGATTTAAAAGCGATTTATAAGTTGAAAGCTTCGCCACATGATTTATTAAGCGAATACGACGATGTAAGCCAAAGTCAGCGCATACAGGTGGAATGTATTATCGGACTTGAAGATGAACTTTCCAATCCGACCATTAAGTTTGACATTAATTTCCCGAGTACCGACGAGCTGATTAAAGACCGTTTGCGTCAGTATTTTAAAACGGATGAAGAAATGAACAAACAGATACTTTCGCTAATTGTTATGGGGAAATTCTACACCCCGGATTACATGCGCGGAACCTACGATGCGCAAAATACAAATGCCCTTGGAACTACTGCCAGCGAAATGTTGTCAAATCAGTTAAGCAATTGGTTGTCACAAATAAGCAGCAACTGGGACGTTGGTTTGAATTACCGCCCGGGCAACCAGGTTACCGACGATGAAATAGAAGTAGCGTTGAGTACTCAAATTTTTAACGATCGTGTTTCGCTAAACGGAAATATTGGAAACAATACAAACGAATACACAAATAACAGCAGCCAGATTGTTGGTGACTTTGAGATGGGCGTAAAACTGGTACCAAGCGGCAAAATACAGTTTAAAGCATACAACCGATCGAATAATAACCTCATATACGAAACGGCACCTTATACACAAGGAATTGGTTTATCTTTTAAAGAAGAATACAATTCAATAGAAGAACTTTTTCAGAAAATGACCAGAATTTTCAGAAAGAAGAAGGAATAA
- a CDS encoding phenylalanine--tRNA ligase beta subunit-related protein encodes MQNITIASNLSALIPKLELSCIECDIVLETKNDKLWNVILQKVIELNAELKVEQISQLPGIASSRKAYKLCGKDPARYRLSAEALLRRVLKRKEIYQVNNAVDLLNLVSISSGFSIGGYDAEKINGHVEFGIGRSDEPYEGIGRGELNIEFMPVFRDLTGAFGTPTSDSVRTCVTNDTKRFLMVIINYGASSLSLATQMAIDLLKEYAQATNIELKTISGQ; translated from the coding sequence ATGCAGAATATAACGATTGCAAGCAACTTGTCAGCTTTAATTCCCAAGCTCGAATTATCGTGTATTGAATGCGATATTGTTTTAGAGACAAAAAACGATAAACTTTGGAATGTTATACTTCAGAAAGTTATTGAGTTGAATGCCGAATTAAAAGTGGAACAAATCAGCCAGTTACCAGGCATTGCCAGCTCGCGGAAAGCCTATAAACTGTGTGGGAAAGATCCGGCACGTTATCGATTATCGGCCGAAGCACTTTTAAGACGCGTGTTAAAACGAAAGGAAATTTACCAGGTAAACAATGCCGTTGATCTTTTAAATCTGGTTTCTATTTCAAGCGGATTTTCAATTGGCGGTTATGATGCGGAAAAAATAAATGGGCATGTGGAATTTGGAATCGGACGAAGTGATGAGCCATACGAAGGAATCGGGAGAGGAGAATTAAACATTGAATTTATGCCTGTTTTCCGCGATCTAACAGGTGCATTTGGTACACCAACCAGCGATTCGGTGCGAACATGCGTAACAAACGATACGAAACGATTTTTAATGGTTATCATAAATTATGGCGCATCTTCTTTATCTTTGGCCACGCAAATGGCAATTGACTTGTTAAAGGAATATGCACAGGCAACAAATATTGAATTAAAAACGATAAGCGGACAATGA
- the sfsA gene encoding DNA/RNA nuclease SfsA has protein sequence MRFENQLVHGTLIRRYKRFLADVKLDNGTEVIAHCTNSGSMKSCLEEGAEVYLTPVDDPKRKTRFTWEMIKINNDWVGINTSVPNKLAFDAVSSGIIPELSGYTLVKREVQFGDSRFDIYAENAQEKCFVEVKNVSMKAGKYALFPDAVTTRGRKHLKTLMQVKAEGMRAVMLYVIQRSDVNIFAPAKEIDPGYAETLKEAFDAGVEILPMQVKVTPQSIDFTRKLPFEL, from the coding sequence ATGCGTTTCGAAAACCAACTGGTTCATGGTACTTTAATTCGCCGTTACAAACGATTTTTGGCCGACGTTAAACTCGACAATGGAACAGAAGTGATTGCGCATTGCACCAATTCCGGATCGATGAAAAGTTGTTTGGAAGAAGGTGCTGAAGTGTATTTGACTCCGGTTGACGATCCGAAACGAAAAACCCGCTTTACCTGGGAGATGATAAAAATTAACAACGACTGGGTAGGAATAAATACAAGTGTTCCAAATAAATTGGCCTTTGACGCAGTTTCGTCCGGAATAATACCCGAATTAAGCGGTTACACATTGGTGAAAAGAGAAGTTCAGTTTGGTGATTCGCGTTTTGATATTTACGCTGAAAACGCACAGGAAAAATGTTTTGTCGAGGTTAAAAACGTTTCGATGAAAGCAGGGAAGTACGCATTATTTCCCGATGCAGTAACCACGCGGGGGCGAAAGCATCTGAAAACATTGATGCAGGTTAAAGCAGAAGGAATGAGAGCAGTTATGTTGTATGTAATTCAGCGCAGCGATGTGAATATTTTTGCCCCGGCCAAAGAAATCGATCCCGGTTACGCAGAAACATTAAAGGAAGCTTTTGATGCAGGTGTTGAAATACTACCGATGCAGGTAAAAGTAACTCCTCAATCCATCGATTTCACGCGCAAACTTCCATTTGAATTATAA
- the tsaD gene encoding tRNA (adenosine(37)-N6)-threonylcarbamoyltransferase complex transferase subunit TsaD, whose translation MRDNGITILGIESSCDDTSAAIIRDGEIMSNVVASQKVHEEYGGVVPELASRAHQQNIIPVVDLAIKKAGINKDEISAVAFTRGPGLLGSLLVGTSFAKGFSLASGIPLIDVNHLQGHVLALFIKEKEVEYNPPKFPFLCLLVSGGNSQIIVVRDHLHMEIIGQTIDDAAGEAFDKCAKVMGLPYPGGPYVDKLAKEGDPLKFEFSKPRIPGLDYSFSGLKTNFLYFLRDNLKENENFIEENKNDLCASLQYTIIEILLGKLKRAAKETGIKEITIAGGVSANSGLRNALKENAQKYGWNLIIPKFEYTMDNAAMIAITGYYKYLKQEFIGQNTVPFARTQL comes from the coding sequence ATGAGAGACAATGGAATTACGATATTGGGAATAGAGTCATCGTGCGACGATACTTCGGCGGCTATAATTCGCGACGGCGAGATAATGTCGAATGTTGTTGCCAGCCAAAAAGTTCATGAAGAATATGGCGGCGTTGTTCCTGAGTTAGCTTCGCGGGCACATCAGCAAAATATTATTCCGGTGGTTGATTTGGCCATAAAAAAGGCGGGCATAAACAAAGATGAAATATCGGCAGTTGCTTTTACCCGTGGCCCGGGTTTGTTGGGGTCTTTGCTTGTTGGAACTTCTTTTGCCAAAGGATTTTCACTGGCTTCGGGAATTCCGTTAATCGATGTAAACCATTTGCAGGGCCATGTACTTGCTTTGTTTATTAAAGAAAAAGAGGTGGAATACAATCCACCCAAATTCCCGTTTTTGTGTTTGCTGGTTTCAGGTGGCAATTCTCAAATTATTGTGGTTCGCGATCATTTACACATGGAAATCATCGGACAAACCATTGACGACGCTGCAGGTGAAGCCTTTGATAAATGTGCCAAAGTAATGGGATTGCCTTATCCGGGTGGTCCTTACGTCGATAAACTGGCAAAAGAAGGTGATCCTTTAAAATTTGAATTCTCGAAACCCCGAATCCCCGGACTGGATTACAGTTTTAGCGGATTAAAAACCAATTTCCTTTATTTTCTTCGCGATAATTTAAAGGAGAATGAAAACTTTATTGAAGAAAATAAAAATGATTTGTGCGCTTCGTTGCAATACACCATTATTGAAATACTGCTCGGCAAATTAAAACGTGCGGCAAAAGAAACCGGGATTAAAGAAATTACCATTGCAGGCGGTGTTTCTGCTAATTCGGGTTTAAGAAATGCCTTAAAAGAAAATGCTCAGAAATACGGTTGGAATTTGATTATACCGAAATTCGAATATACCATGGACAATGCTGCCATGATTGCAATTACGGGATATTACAAATATTTAAAACAGGAATTTATTGGACAAAATACGGTTCCTTTTGCTCGTACTCAATTGTAA
- a CDS encoding beta-N-acetylhexosaminidase, with protein sequence MKQLIPILILLIFAGTSMAQQISIIPKPAEMSVKSGSFLLDNNCVLNYDNENTEVSRIATFFSDYLAEVYDVKLATEGSGNKISFKIMSRLNLGKEGYLLKVDKNSVVITASEPSGLFYGMQSLKQLIPYEASNALSIPCIDIKDQPRFAWRGNMLDVGRHFFPVSFIKQYLDILAMYKINTFHWHLTEDQGWRIEIKKYPLLTEISHWRDETRVGHQRDGNEMDGIGYGGFYTQDQCREIVRYAAERYITVVPEIEMPGHSSAALAAYPNLGCTGGPYKVVGEWGVFKDVYCAGKEETFTFLQDVLDEVMDIFPSEFIHVGGDECPKDAWEECEACQKRIADEGLKNEHELQSWLITRMDQYLTSKGRRLIGWDEILEGGLAPQATVMSWRGIKGGIEAAKQHHDVVMSPTTHMYIDYYQSEDKKNEPLAIGGFLPLEKVYSYEPVPEELTSDEAKYILGVQTNLWTEYIATTKKVEYMLLPRLQAEAEVAWTPKELKDFDDFGNRLNEDYKRLENLGIHFRNHNK encoded by the coding sequence ATGAAACAACTAATTCCTATCCTTATTCTATTAATTTTTGCGGGCACATCAATGGCTCAGCAAATATCAATTATTCCAAAACCCGCAGAAATGTCGGTTAAATCCGGAAGTTTTTTACTTGACAACAATTGTGTGTTAAACTACGACAATGAAAACACAGAAGTAAGTCGTATCGCTACTTTTTTTAGTGATTACCTTGCTGAAGTATATGATGTAAAACTTGCCACCGAAGGCTCGGGAAACAAAATCAGCTTTAAAATAATGAGCCGCTTAAATCTGGGCAAAGAAGGTTATTTGTTAAAAGTGGACAAGAATTCTGTGGTAATTACTGCTTCTGAGCCTAGTGGTTTATTTTACGGAATGCAGTCCTTGAAACAGCTAATTCCGTATGAAGCATCCAATGCATTATCCATTCCCTGCATTGACATTAAAGACCAGCCTCGTTTTGCCTGGCGTGGAAATATGTTGGATGTAGGACGCCATTTTTTCCCGGTAAGTTTTATAAAACAGTATCTCGATATTTTGGCCATGTACAAAATAAACACCTTTCACTGGCATTTAACCGAGGACCAGGGCTGGCGTATCGAAATAAAAAAATATCCTTTGTTAACTGAAATTTCGCATTGGCGTGACGAAACAAGAGTTGGGCATCAAAGAGATGGAAACGAAATGGACGGAATTGGTTACGGTGGATTTTACACACAAGACCAGTGCCGCGAAATTGTTCGTTATGCGGCTGAACGATACATTACTGTTGTTCCGGAGATAGAAATGCCGGGCCATTCGAGTGCTGCTTTGGCTGCTTATCCTAATTTGGGATGCACTGGCGGGCCTTACAAAGTTGTTGGCGAATGGGGCGTTTTTAAAGATGTGTATTGCGCAGGAAAAGAAGAAACATTTACTTTTTTACAGGATGTTTTAGATGAAGTGATGGACATTTTCCCTTCTGAATTTATTCATGTAGGTGGCGACGAATGTCCGAAAGATGCATGGGAAGAATGTGAAGCGTGTCAAAAAAGAATAGCTGACGAGGGCTTGAAAAATGAGCATGAATTACAAAGCTGGCTGATAACCCGAATGGATCAATACCTGACATCGAAAGGACGCCGACTGATTGGCTGGGACGAAATACTTGAAGGTGGTCTAGCACCACAGGCAACAGTAATGAGCTGGCGGGGAATTAAAGGTGGAATTGAAGCGGCCAAACAACACCACGATGTTGTAATGAGCCCAACAACACACATGTACATCGATTATTACCAATCGGAAGATAAAAAGAACGAACCACTTGCCATTGGTGGATTTTTGCCTCTTGAAAAAGTGTACAGTTACGAACCCGTTCCGGAAGAATTAACAAGTGACGAAGCAAAATACATTTTAGGTGTTCAAACCAACTTGTGGACAGAATACATTGCCACAACTAAAAAGGTGGAATACATGCTTCTTCCGCGCTTACAGGCAGAAGCGGAAGTAGCCTGGACACCAAAAGAATTAAAGGATTTTGATGATTTTGGAAATCGTTTGAATGAAGATTATAAACGCCTGGAAAATCTGGGTATTCATTTCAGAAACCACAACAAGTAG
- a CDS encoding DUF4251 domain-containing protein: MKNLILITLLVFSVVFVNAQDQKKTKKEKKAEREAQAIEQTKKLIEAQSWQFDARQMIPAKGQSRSLTTSYNVVLKDNKVDSYLPYFGTAYSAPYGGTESPMIFKSDAENYSITDGKKGNKIVKFNAKNKNDNVIYTFTISTNGSTSLSVSSTNRQTISYYGTLVPVEEKEE, from the coding sequence ATGAAGAACTTAATTTTAATCACCTTACTGGTTTTTTCGGTTGTATTTGTAAATGCCCAGGACCAGAAAAAGACAAAAAAAGAAAAAAAGGCGGAGCGCGAAGCTCAGGCCATTGAACAAACTAAAAAACTCATTGAAGCACAAAGCTGGCAATTTGATGCCAGACAAATGATACCTGCAAAAGGACAAAGCAGAAGTTTAACAACTAGCTACAATGTGGTTTTAAAAGACAACAAAGTTGATTCATATCTACCCTATTTTGGAACAGCTTATTCTGCTCCTTACGGAGGAACTGAATCACCTATGATCTTTAAATCGGATGCAGAAAATTACAGCATCACCGATGGGAAAAAAGGAAATAAGATTGTAAAGTTTAATGCCAAAAACAAAAACGACAATGTTATTTACACTTTTACGATTTCTACCAACGGCTCAACTTCATTGAGCGTTAGCAGTACAAATCGCCAAACCATATCGTATTATGGTACACTTGTTCCGGTGGAAGAAAAAGAGGAATGA
- a CDS encoding 1-acyl-sn-glycerol-3-phosphate acyltransferase: MKFSKFLLRILGWKTVGGAAPENKCIIIGAPHTSALDFVISWLFYTSVGGFARTLVKKEFFFWPFGSVIRKMGGLPIDRSKGANVIRQTIQLVNENEHIHLALTPEGTRDYTLKWKAGFHIIAKETGIPVYLGYFDWGRKEISIGEKFQISDDAKTDINRMKDFYREKGIKGRHPEKFSTEY, from the coding sequence ATGAAATTTTCAAAGTTTTTATTGCGGATATTGGGCTGGAAAACGGTTGGAGGAGCTGCTCCTGAAAATAAATGTATTATTATCGGAGCGCCTCATACCAGTGCCCTTGATTTTGTAATATCCTGGTTGTTTTACACTTCGGTAGGCGGTTTTGCCAGAACACTGGTAAAGAAAGAATTTTTCTTCTGGCCTTTTGGATCTGTCATCCGAAAAATGGGTGGATTACCCATCGACCGATCAAAAGGAGCCAATGTTATTCGGCAAACCATTCAGCTGGTAAACGAAAATGAGCACATCCATTTGGCACTAACTCCTGAAGGTACGCGTGATTACACCCTAAAATGGAAAGCCGGATTCCATATAATTGCCAAAGAAACCGGAATACCTGTTTATCTGGGGTATTTCGATTGGGGCAGAAAAGAAATCTCAATTGGTGAAAAATTTCAGATCAGCGATGATGCCAAAACAGACATTAACCGGATGAAAGACTTTTACCGCGAAAAAGGAATAAAAGGTAGACATCCTGAAAAATTTTCAACAGAGTATTAA